In Sorghum bicolor cultivar BTx623 chromosome 8, Sorghum_bicolor_NCBIv3, whole genome shotgun sequence, one genomic interval encodes:
- the LOC8069727 gene encoding uncharacterized protein LOC8069727 isoform X2, producing the protein MVLAEALRARLLAALRPWVAADPAELRVEAGLLARARAVARGLQLDVAALNAAAGAGESPSPSWPATFDRAAVAEVELAASPWAAPAIDAVVRGVDVALTLREPAPRKQRPDYKEWVSEEKKRVLASLDPQGEMLHEMIEGVVNSLEDKLASVFSTVLLNCGQVRFDDVTIQVRYLDDSHVFVLRTTDLRLGSEPVFRSTLFRGLVGSLVSSRKKNRLSVECAEFEFLMKENDSVDCSASFTGVSASVRLDNLQLSGFGIHVPKACCEISPKFAPSLMVILDIASQKEDYAVRNGRELWKVAAQKVDNSVVCRRFSLSKAVSCAAFWRSYVHAYVLLLTLLGYPSDKIVARNCGGVSRNKKLLDTIRHQWETVVGLEDKIPVETIARARCAARSKLIASQQLIKQESSKAVLVSSLLKILTPFLYLWRFLVFIWRSVWVTMGPRNKASYPYIFPGSTYDVDMEFHVSVYLGELSVTLLPAVDCFTDTKRSDRTNTQIELASVHLVMKSSCLLYSAGCTTQAFFLVLGELKAYLSSVPKLVQADSSNSPSRSSSFGTAEFTKDTDSRIILWCDLASMSSFSGQQADGSFYFNDDLSTALIKSNMDELWSNWMIISNAYNESGVIHHEKPSVIFEFKSSLIDPYKSISGYQQCRFTIGRLNLDLDYLCASSTYLLYRQFMHHKQPKELTERSADFSNSGDTYLESTSGLVDKLRSANHRIKVAMLDVIPENTLHIVALVAGPSIRLFFDKYNMLQNSKDVYKPLLSQMSSRSCIVFSLAYVECFLWPASLSSTPTRANSHTKESHKTFVSAKEPQEHHQLQIESSARNVYRGHVTLDACFIFAGLNLLIDNLEASQQSHICGPLSCSFLISASRSYVYSFFGVRNVISTNLEGRVIGFLAFFCMDELFMVCQLIESMHLEALKSDPGNFKYSRDFIGRLASFYKKDIKGSTRELVEDIAQEGTVDPHVELGVEMQLDLESADIIFSASRGGLLINPSVFINSFVNYICSSPVFEGISTQELLDVLALGVGFCIKSSSVKVLLNGECTDFLVSLSGIQCVIFENQPQMSTYNDILQHRYISSGLLHSKNQLIISECIFRISVGSNINLVDKKLQHESRSHHISASLGNRYSIKIEFTEVFVGDYRIHSYLSELRQHSKHKISLLIHDDLQVVKSKIQGGLIFLETISLAKLVLCCKVYLRLLVDLSLRATSNLVKDKVAPISAGGDYTERGATAVPLGAHVQSEESQLSVIKCLNIELTLLSPTLVVVDKSGIHQGLTFEVDARLQQMNLGMEFLFEVKRLSISTVSSICKNSREQLRDVPGPRFRSSKTVDLSPQSEIQEYLPFVEADNLRSYDHEAPSSSSSALGSLTGNTSLDFSSHENQILKHFSAYLKIERKKLDGHSGLEHLCGDWAGSGSLSGLEVAMSLSNVEMISSLLAPVYGIMSSGSTQKKIQSDGTSHQAQLDPMDYTIPDGAIVAIRDLNQQMYVSVKNTGSTYQVVGAYHYSLAGECALFKVKHHKSWRSNTQCISLLSLCAKNNEGKELALSFSQGSDFVEISSDVDKPCSIWSTLPFRVDSSEDDSDVGKPYKVIPRSSYHLVNKKNNYGIAFVDGLLEFVKKPGNPFKVQVFDESIFSDASRLTVNHMNLDSNTYLDVDDDVPFSVRDRLASGASSQHVIINVDKIVFTITHEVSDTDNVFPLVQTCISDIRVVTQIFPSKIRMLSSFKVSAQYFIARRNLWEELISPIASYTFFRSRFFTPDPVTNYGKTAFSFFFQLKQVDIFINELSFDILLYLVGKLDLMGPYAVKSLAIFPNSCKIENGSRLALVCHFKDNGDAIIPGQQSTSVFLRHLTFDDNTSHDQNVVSICLLKEGVFSTIPISISLHDSGIFAWRTRVSPVKDPRTFSGPFIVVKVSQNSEEGLSLSVQPLLRIHNKSDFPLELRFQRPNRASEDAVFVTVRSGDMVDESTGVFDAMDLSGGPKRALMSLALGNFMLSIRPDILENSENIGQLASVKWSEDITGEKTFRISGVIEKLNYNLRKAFNVDSMKSSFSSLSCPVFSNGHHVTDLHFLIHILVRDVPVQPTNGTRVSERSAPVALQFQREIFIYPTVQVYNFLQTDIHVVLTDCQQGTVIEDGFGGIGKQATIISGSSAYFYVNPTLFNFSVALISYGSKSKTVNSSDWVKRMQKQTSKAQFLDMQLEFVPGKFHSSLRLLRQEKGLLEVAVFTKYTLHNTSDYTLQCTASHQKPLPLLESGMNSINLPPQHGCILPSMSMSSWFIKSSKLRISLGEKASEVIIDLEALSGFTEFFLEIQENILPHRMAAFGVSLQPVLYNLPVPSQVVLIVPRYVISNESDAAIAVRQCFVEHDIDGLTVEAKQRATLQTWKPGKKREVNYFDLFVKKHRNVFEDSHIFIQFWLKEPGYSWSGPICVSSIGRFFLKFRRSEGMVADGIKRDPMNAGKLKLFASVDVVQETTSFVLHFTKPPKVTLPYRIENYLSESSIMYFQKDSVDSDVLHPQESEQYAWDDFSSPRKLVVRIVDTPALREIKIDKISPWKPFLKMRQNSRLNLDFSFSDGLNSRKQRFDESFGLRMFKIGYEVYADGLTRVLRICEHADNPKIEKIQRPIANVQFRISYVCIHLLDKGQNGENVQLPSTILTARLQHVSSDSVITNRFKHVSVAIHSLNVDEKWEGASFGSILRRNKLQDASLDENILHMVFVLNSTHSSVKQIQYCSIILQPVDLKIDEETLMKLVPFWRASLAPSDHSKLSAWWPTHNL; encoded by the exons ATGGTTCTCGCGGAGGCCCTGCGCGCGCGGCTGCTGGCCGCGCTGCGGCCGTGGGTAGCGGCGGACCCCGCGGAGCTGCGGGTGGAGGCGGGCCTcctcgcccgcgcccgcgccgtcgCGCGCGGGCTCCAGCTCGACGTCGCCGCGCTCAACGCCGCCGCCGGGGCCGGGGAGTCCCCATCCCCGTCCTGGCCCGCCACGTTCGACCGCGCGGCCGTCGCCGAGGTCGAGCTCGCCGCCTCGCCTTGGGCCGCACCCGCGATCGACGCCGTCGTGCGCGGCGTGGACGTCGCGCTCACACTCAG GGAGCCTGCGCCGAGGAAGCAGCGGCCAGACTACAAGGAGTGGGTATCTGAGGAGAAGAAGCGAGTGCTTGCATCATTGGACCCTCAG GGTGAAATGTTGCATGAGATGATTGAAGGTGTAGTTAACTCCCTGGAAGATAAGTTAGCTTCAGTGTTCTCGACTGTGCTTCTGAACTGTGGTCAGGTGCGGTTTGACGATGTCACGATACAAGTTCGATACCTTGATGACTCCCATGTTTTTGTACTGAGGACAACCGACTTACGGCTTGGCTCTGAGCCTGTTTTCCGCAGCACTCTGTTCAGAGGACTGGTTGGGTCTTTAGTGTCATCCAGAAAGAAGAATAGATTGTCTGTTGAATGCGCTGAGTTTGAGTTCCTGATGAAGGAGAATGATTCTGTAGATTGCAGTGCATCCTTCACTGGCGTATCTGCTTCAGTACGATTGGATAATCTACAACTTTCTGGCTTTGGCATTCATGTCCCCAAAGCATGCTGCGAAATTTCACCTAAGTTTGCTCCTTCTTTGATGGTGATACTGGATATTGCGAGCCAAAAGGAAGATTATGCGGTTAGGAATGGCAGAGAGCTTTGGAAAGTCGCTGCACAAAAGGTTGACAATTCAGTAGTGTGCCGAAGGTTTTCTTTAAGCAAAGCTGTAAGCTGTGCTGCTTTTTGGCGGAGCTATGTCCATGCTTATGTACTGTTGCTGACATTATTAGGGTATCCCTCAGACAAGATTGTAGCAAGGAACTGTGGTGGGGTATCAAGGAACAAGAAACTCCTGGATACTATTAGACATCAGTGGGAAACTGTTGTTGGTCTGGAGGATAAAATTCCTGTCGAAACTATTGCTAGAGCACGGTGTGCTGCACGTTCAAAACTGATTGCGTCACAGCAGCTGATCAAGCAGGAATCATCAAAAGCAGTTCTGGTTTCTTCCCTGTTGAAAATTCTTACACCCTTCTTATATTTATGGAGATTTCTTGTGTTCATTTGGAGGTCAGTGTGGGTGACGATGGGCCCCAGAAACAAAGCATCATACCCATATATTTTTCCTGGTTCTACTTATGATGTTGACATGGAGTTTCATGTTAGTGTATACCTTGGGGAACTGTCTGTAACCTTGTTACCAGCTGTTGATTGTTTCACTGATACGAAGAGATCAGACAGAACAAACACTCAGATTGAGTTAGCTTCGGTGCATCTTGTAATGAAGTCATCATGCTTACTTTACTCAGCTGGTTGCACCACACAAGCATTTTTTCTAGTTCTCGGGGAACTGAAGGCATACCTTTCAAGTGTCCCAAAGTTGGTACAAGCAGACAGTAGCAACAGTCCCAGTAGGAGTTCATCTTTTGGAACAGCAGAGTTCACCAAGGACACTGACTCTAGGATAATCCTCTGGTGTGACTTAGCTAGTATGAGCTCATTTTCTGGACAACAAGCCGATGGATCTTTTTACTTCAATGATGATCTGTCCACTGCCCTTATAAAGAGTAATATGGATGAGTTATGGTCAAATTGGATGATAATTAGCAATGCATACAATGAATCGGGTGTGATTCATCATGAAAAACCTTCTGTTATTTTTGAATTCAAATCTTCTCTCATTGATCCTTACAAAAGTATAAGTGGTTACCAGCAATGTAGATTCACAATTGGGAGACTAAACCTTGATTTGGattatttatgtgcttcatCAACTTATCTGCTGTACAGACAGTTCATGCACCACAAACAGCCAAAAGAACTAACTGAAAGATCAGCTGATTTTTCAAACAGTGGTGATACCTATCTAGAGTCTACAAGTGGACTTGTTGACAAATTGAGATCAGCGAATCATAGGATAAAGGTTGCAATGTTGGATGTGATTCCAGAGAACACTCTTCATATTGTAGCACTGGTTGCTGGTCCAAGTATACGGTTATTCTTTGATAAGTATAATATGTTGCAAAATAGCAAAGACGTATACAAGCCCTTGCTTTCTCAGATGAGTAGCAGGTCCTGCATAGTTTTCAGTCTAGCATATGTGGAATGTTTTCTTTGGCCAGCATCTCTTTCTTCAACTCCTACAAGAGCAAATTCTCATACCAAAGAATCacataaaacatttgttagtgcGAAGGAGCCCCAAGAACATCATCAGCTACAAATAGAAAGTAGTGCAAGGAATGTCTATCGAGGGCATGTGACGCTTGATGCTTGCTTCATCTTTGCTGGTTTAAATCTTCTGATAGATAATCTAGAGGCAAGTCAGCAGTCTCACATTTGTGGACCGCTGTCATGCAGTTTCCTGATTTCAGCTAGCAG GAGCTATGTCTATTCCTTCTTTGGGGTGAGAAACGTCATCTCAACTAACTTAGAAGGAAGGGTCATTGGGTTCCTAGCTTTCTTCTGCATGGATGAACTCTTCATGGTTTGCCAG CTTATCGAAAGCATGCATTTGGAGGCATTGAAGTCTGATCCTGGAAACTTTAAGTATTCCAGAGATTTTATTGGAAGACTAGCATCGTTTTATAAAAAGGATATCAAGGGGAGCACAAGGGAGCTTGTTGAAGATATTGCCCAGGAAGGCACAGTGGATCCTCATGTAGAACTCGGCGTTGAAATGCAACTTGATTTGGAGTCAGCAGACATTATCTTTAGTGCTTCACGTGGTGGACTTTTGATAAATCCTTCTGTGTTTATCAATAGTTTTGTAAACTACATCTGCAGCTCTCCTGTATTTGAGGGCATATCAACACAGGAATTACTTGATGTATTAGCTCTAGGTGTTGGGTTCTGCATCAAAAGTTCTTCTGTGAAAGTTCTGCTTAATGGAGAATGCACAGACTTCCTCGTTAGTCTATCTGGAATTCAGTGTGTGATATTTGAGAACCAACCTCAAATGAGTACTTATAATGATATACTCCAGCATAGGTACATATCTAGTGGCTTACTGCATAGCAAGAACCAGCTCATTATATCAGAATGTATCTTTCGTATTAGTGTTGGTTCCAATATCAACTTGGTTGACAAGAAATTGCAACATGAATCTAGAAGTCATCACATATCTGCTTCTCTAGGAAATCGGTATTCAATTAAAATTGAATTTACAGAGGTTTTTGTTGGAGACTACAGAATACACAGTTACCTTTCTGAATTGAGGCAGCACAGCAAACATAAAATCTCGCTGTTGATCCATGATGATCTTCAGGTTGTCAAATCCAAAATCCAG GGTGGCTTGATCTTTCTGGAAACAATTTCACTAGCTAAGCTTGTTCTGTGTTGCAAAGTTTACTTACGGCTGCTTGTGGATCTCTCACTGCGGGCAACATCAAACTTAGTCAAAGATAAGGTAGCTCCAATTTCTGCAGGAGGTGACTATACTGAGAGAGGGGCAACAGCAGTGCCTTTAGGTGCTCATGTTCAAAGTGAGGAATCCCAATTGAGTGTCATCAAATGCCTTAATATTGAATTAACTTTGCTGTCCCCGACTCTTGTTGTCGTGGATAAATCAG GTATACATCAGGGATTAACTTTTGAAGTTGATGCGAGACTTCAACAAATGAATCTTGGCATGGAGTTTTTGTTTGAAGTGAAGCGCCTTTCGATCTCCACTGTTAGTAGTATCTGCAAGAATTCCCGTGAACAATTAAGAGATGTACCAGGACCTCGTTTTCGGTCCAGCAAGACTGTTGATCTTTCACCTCAGTCTGAAATTCAAGAATATCTCCCATTTGTAGAAGCAGATAATCTGCGTAGTTATGATCATGAAGCTCCTTCAAGCTCAAGTTCTGCACTTGGAAGTTTAACAggcaacacatcacttgatttttcgtcacatgAAAATCAGATCCTGAAGCATTTCTCTGCTTATCTCAAGATCGAGAGAAAAAAATTGGATGGTCACTCTGGTTTGGAACATTTGTGTGGTGATTGGGCTGGAAGCGGGTCTCTTTCTGGTTTGGAGGTGGCAATGTCACTCTCAAACGTTGAG ATGATCTCATCGCTACTTGCTCCTGTTTATGGGATAATGAGTTCTGGTTCAACACAGAAGAAAATACAGTCTGATGGCACCAGTCACCAAGCACAGCTAGATCCCATGGATTATACTATACCTGATG GAGCTATTGTTGCTATAAGGGATCTTAATCAACAGATGTATGTATCAGTCAAAAACACTGGGAGTACATACCAAGTGGTTGGTGCATACCATTATTCCCTTGCTGGTGAATGTGCATTGTTTAAG GTGAAACACCATAAGAGCTGGAGATCGAACACACAATGTATTTCTCTTTTGTCTTTATGTGCAAAGAATAATGAAGGCAAAGAGTTGGCCCTTAGTTTTTCTCAAGGATCAGATTTCGTtgaaatttcttctgatgttgaCAAGCCGTGTTCAATTTGGAGCACACTTCCTTTCAGGGTTGATAGTTCTGAGGATGACAGCGATGTTGGAAAACCTTACAAGGTTATACCAAGAAGTTCGTACCATCTTGTCAACAAGAAAAACAATTATGGCATTGCATTTGTTGATGGCTTGCTAGAGTTTGTGAAAAAGCCAGGAAATCCATTTAAAGTGCAGGTTTTTGATGAATCTATTTTTTCTGATGCTTCAAGACTTACTGTTAACCATATGAATTTGGACAGTAACACTTACTTAGATGTGGACGATGATGTGCCTTTTTCCGTGAGGGATAGATTGGCAAGTGGTGCAAGTTCTCAAcatgtaatcatcaatgttgacaaGATTGTTTTTACCATCACTCATGAAGTCTCTGATACTGATAATGTTTTCCCACTTGTCCAAACCTGCATAAGTGATATCCGTGTTGTTACACAAATATTCCCATCTAAAATCAGGATGCTAAGTTCATTCAAAGTCTCAGCACAGTACTTCATCGCACGAAGAAATCTGTG GGAAGAACTCATCTCTCCTATCGCGTCCTATACATTCTTCCGATCTAGGTTTTTTACCCCAGACCCAGTAACTAACTATGGAAAgacagccttctctttcttctttcaaTTAAAGCAG GTGGATATATTTATTAACGAGCTTTCATTTGACATCCTTCTATATTTGGTTGGAAAGTTAGACTTGATGGGTCCATATGCTGTCAAAAGCTTGGCTATCTTTCCTAACTCCTGCAAG ATAGAGAACGGCTCAAGGCTGGCACTTGTGTGTCATTTCAAAGATAATGGGGATGCAATAATTCCTGGGCAACAGTCAACTTCAGTTTTCTTGAG GCACTTAACATTTGATGATAATACTTCACATGATCAAAATGTGGTTTCTATTTGCTTACTCAaggaaggggtattttcaactATTCCAATCAGCATTTCTCTCCATGACTCTGGTATTTTTGCATGGAGAACCCGCGTGTCACCAGTCAAAG acccaagaaccttttctGGACCATTTATTGTGGTCAAGGTGTCCCAGAATTCTGAG GAAGGCTTATCTCTTTCAGTTCAACCTTTGTTAAGGATCCATAATAAGAGTGACTTTCCTCTTGAACTTCGGTTTCAGAGGCCAAACAGAGCTAGTGAAGATGCTGTATTTGTTACAGTTAGAAGTGGAGATATGGTTGATGAATCTACTGGAGTATTCGACGCCATGGATTTGTCTGGTGGACCGAAAAGAGCATTGATGTCTCTAGCTCTAG GAAATTTTATGTTGTCAATTAGACCTGATATTTTGGAAAATTCTGAAAATATTGGCCAGCTAGCTTCAGTGAAGTGGTCAGAGGACATCACCGGTGAAAAAACCTTCCGAATATCTGGGGTTATAGAAAAGCTTAACTATAACCTAAGGAAAGCCTTCAATGTTGATTCCATGAAGTCTTCTTTCAGCTCTCTAAGTTGCCCAGTTTTTTCCAATGGGCATCATGTTACAGATCTTCATTTTTTAATTCATATTCTTGTTAGAGATGTGCCTGTCCAACCTACAAATGGAACTCGTGTTTCTGAAAGAAGTGCACCAGTTGCTTTACAGTTCCAGAGAGAAATTTTCATATATCCAACTGTACAAGTGTATAATTTCTTGCAAACAGACATACATGTGGTTCTGACAGATTGCCAACAAG GAACTGTCATAGAAGATGGCTTTGGCGGTATTGGCAAGCAGGCAACGATCATAAGTGGTTCAAGTGCTTATTTCTATGTGAATCCTACACTATTTAATTTCTCAGTCGCACTGATTTCATATGGTTCGAAGTCTAAGACAGTTAATAGTAGTGACTGGGTTAAGAGAATGCAAAAGCAGACGAGTAAAGCTCAGTTTCTTGACATGCAATTAGAATTTGTTCCTGGGAAGTTTCATTCTTCTTTAAGATTACTACGTCAGGAGAAAGGCTTGTTGGAG GTTGCTGTATTCACAAAATACACATTACACAATACCAGTGACTACACGCTACAGTGCACAGCTTCACATCAAAAACCACTACCTCT GTTGGAATCTGGAATGAACAGTATCAATCTTCCTCCCCAACATGGTTGTATTTTGCCCTCAATGTCAATGAGCTCCTGGTTTATAAA GTCAAGCAAATTACGAATAAGCCTTGGCGAGAAAGCATCAGAAGTTATTATTGATTTGGAAGCACTGTCTGGCTTCACTGAATTTTTTCTTGAGATCCAAGAAAATATATTACCCCATCGTATGGCTGCTTTTGGAGTGTCTTTGCAACCTGTTCTTTATAACTTGCCTGTGCCATCACAAGTAGTACTAATAGTTCCAAGATATGTTATTTCAAATGAGTCTGATGCTGCAATTGCTGTTCGTCAATGTTTTGTTGAG CACGACATTGATGGATTGACGGTTGAAGCTAAACAGCGGGCTACCTTACAGACATGGAAACCTGGGAAAAAGCGAGAAGTAAATtactttgatttgtttgttaagaagcacagaaatgtttttgaggATTCTCACATTTTTATCCAGTTCTGGCTAAAAGAACCTGGATACAGTTGGTCTGGACCGatctgtgtttcatcaattggtcGTTTTTTCTTGAAATTTAGAAGATCAGAAGGAATGGTGGCAGATGGTATTAAAAGAGACCCTATGAATGCTGGGAAGCTGAAACTGTTTGCTTCTGTTGATGTTGTTCAAGAGACAACTTCTTTTGTCTTACACTTCACTAAACCACCGAAGGTTACGCTCCCATATCGAATAGAAAATTACTTGAGTGAATCATCTATCATGTATTTCCAGAAG GATTCAGTTGATTCAGATGTATTACACCCTCAAGAGTCAGAACAATATGCTTGGGATGATTTCAGTTCACCTCGCAAACTGGTTGTCCGCATTGTTG ATACACCTGCATTGCGTGAAATTAAAATAGATAAAATCAGCCCATGGAAGCCATTTTTGAAGATGCGCCAAAATAGCAGGCTTAATCTGGATTTCTCATTCAGTGATGGACTCAATTCAAGAAAACAAAGATTTGATGAATCATTTGGACTGAGAATGTTCAAAATTGGCTATGAAGTGTATGCCGATGGTTTAACAAGAGTTCTTCGAATATGTGAACATGCAGATAATCCCAAAATTGAGAAAATTCAACGGCCAATAGCAAATGTACAGTTCAGAATTTCTTATGTGTGTATTCATCTTCTTGATAAGGGCCAG AATGGGGAAAATGTCCAATTGCCATCGACAATCTTAACAGCAAGACTTCAGCATGTTTCTTCTGATTCAGTTATCACAAACAGATTCAAGCATGTATCTGTTGCAATTCAT TCATTGAATGTGGATGAAAAATGGGAAGGGGCTTCATTCGGGTCAATTCTTAGGAGGAACAAGCTTCAGGATGCTAGTCTTGACGAAAATATTCTTCATATGGTCTTTGTACTGAATTCAACCCACTCCAGTGTCAAACAAATACAGTATTGTTCCATCATTCTACAG CCTGTTGATCTTAAGATTGATGAGGAAACGTTAATGAAGCTAGTACCATTTTGGAGAGCATCCCTTGCACCTTCAG ATCATAGCAAGCTTTCGGCCTGGTGGCCGACGCACAACTTATAG